One Chitinophaga sp. H8 DNA window includes the following coding sequences:
- a CDS encoding riboflavin synthase, translating into MFTGIIETLGEVISTRQEGSNLVITIGASLAPELKVDQSVAHNGVCLTVTNISANTYETVAVAETLQKSNLGQLTPGQYINLERAMVFNGRIDGHLVQGHVDGVGECISKTAQDGSWVYQFRYPAQFAALLVEKGSICLNGISLTIFNVTNSEFSVAIIPYTYQFTNMQYLQPGQQVNLEFDILGKYVARQLAVSL; encoded by the coding sequence ATGTTTACAGGTATTATTGAAACATTAGGAGAGGTAATTAGTACCAGACAGGAAGGCAGTAACCTGGTGATTACCATCGGTGCCAGCCTGGCACCAGAATTAAAAGTAGATCAGAGTGTGGCACATAACGGAGTATGTCTGACGGTTACCAACATCTCAGCCAACACCTATGAAACGGTGGCCGTAGCGGAAACCCTGCAAAAGTCCAACCTCGGACAACTCACTCCGGGACAATACATTAACCTGGAAAGGGCCATGGTTTTTAACGGACGCATTGATGGCCACCTGGTGCAGGGACACGTGGATGGTGTAGGGGAATGTATCTCCAAAACAGCCCAGGATGGCAGCTGGGTATACCAGTTCAGGTATCCGGCCCAATTTGCAGCCCTGCTGGTGGAAAAAGGCTCTATTTGCCTGAACGGGATCAGCCTGACCATATTTAATGTTACCAACAGCGAATTCTCCGTTGCGATCATTCCATATACTTACCAGTTCACCAATATGCAATATCTGCAACCCGGCCAACAGGTAAACCTTGAATTTGATATCTTAGGGAAATATGTGGCCAGACAATTAGCTGTTAGCCTTTAG
- the rpsU gene encoding 30S ribosomal protein S21, which translates to MLIIDSKDCENIDKALKKYKKKFEKARILLQLRTRQSFTKPSIKRRNQVLKAVYRQQLANGKFED; encoded by the coding sequence ATGTTAATAATCGATTCTAAAGATTGCGAAAACATTGACAAGGCGCTCAAGAAGTATAAGAAGAAATTCGAAAAAGCTCGCATCTTGTTGCAGCTGAGAACGCGTCAGTCATTTACCAAACCGTCTATTAAACGCCGTAATCAGGTGTTAAAGGCTGTTTACCGTCAGCAATTGGCGAATGGTAAATTTGAAGATTAA